A genomic segment from Pseudomonas sessilinigenes encodes:
- a CDS encoding VOC family protein: MSVKVVELHHVGFGVNNAQADAMLDFYRDVLSLPQDPARWKIPGIYGSWFNLPNGTQLHILGCDGVSQYAKRPDQDPVSNHFALAVEDVLAAEKVLVERGIEYFTLDNVASPSLKQLFLRDPAGNLIELHQASERRPGVDSANQDKTPTANR, encoded by the coding sequence ATGTCCGTGAAAGTTGTTGAGCTTCACCACGTAGGCTTCGGCGTGAACAACGCCCAGGCCGATGCCATGCTGGACTTCTATCGCGATGTCCTTTCACTGCCCCAGGACCCGGCCCGCTGGAAGATCCCGGGTATCTACGGCTCGTGGTTCAACCTGCCCAATGGCACCCAGTTGCACATCCTCGGGTGCGATGGCGTTTCGCAATATGCCAAGCGCCCTGACCAGGACCCGGTCTCCAACCACTTCGCGCTTGCGGTGGAGGATGTGCTGGCAGCCGAGAAGGTGCTCGTGGAGCGGGGTATCGAGTACTTCACCCTCGACAATGTGGCCTCGCCCTCCTTGAAACAGCTGTTCCTGCGCGATCCGGCCGGCAACCTCATCGAGTTGCACCAGGCCAGCGAGCGGCGCCCCGGCGTCGACTCGGCCAACCAGGACAAGACCCCCACCGCCAATCGCTGA
- a CDS encoding MarR family winged helix-turn-helix transcriptional regulator: MSRSKPPASKPVASPEQGSGTSFAASAATRPHLALMRDTAQGATDRSRAGLGLLMLWLCDDIEQRANASLAPFGLSESKFDLLMFFGLAERGLIESQAVTPSYIADYFGVTRSTVTGLLDWLEKRDLLRRRLSTEDRRSFALELTEQGRELLERSLPVFWGMCESLTSSLDQDECALLQKVLGKLWVQLKAD; the protein is encoded by the coding sequence ATGTCCCGCTCAAAACCACCTGCATCCAAGCCTGTCGCCAGTCCCGAGCAAGGCTCCGGAACATCTTTCGCCGCATCCGCCGCGACCCGTCCCCACCTTGCCCTGATGCGCGATACCGCCCAAGGCGCGACCGATCGATCCCGTGCCGGATTGGGCCTGCTGATGCTCTGGCTGTGCGATGACATCGAGCAACGCGCCAATGCCAGCCTGGCGCCGTTCGGGCTATCGGAAAGCAAGTTCGACCTGCTGATGTTCTTCGGCCTGGCCGAGCGGGGCCTGATAGAAAGCCAGGCGGTCACGCCGTCCTACATCGCGGATTACTTTGGCGTGACCCGTTCGACGGTGACTGGCCTGCTGGATTGGCTGGAGAAGCGCGACCTGCTCAGGCGCCGCCTGAGTACCGAGGACCGGCGCAGCTTCGCCCTGGAGTTGACCGAGCAGGGGCGCGAGTTGCTGGAGCGGTCCTTGCCGGTGTTCTGGGGGATGTGCGAATCCCTGACCAGCAGCCTGGACCAGGACGAATGCGCGCTGCTGCAAAAGGTTCTTGGCAAGCTCTGGGTGCAGTTGAAAGCGGATTGA
- a CDS encoding DKNYY domain-containing protein has protein sequence MTWKKLAALPEHQFVGAYGIQYWAIREGKVWHQGRKLAAADPQTFEFCEEQYFLGRDASCIYHAWSRLPKIDRDSFRRVGLYWLDRQHVYFEYETSFKALRDVDPGSFRHVGGSYGADDHSAWYYGRKMSGNPRCMDLRVIAENDLYACDGEAVYYDGKPLKGVLAAQWRILTEEFSGDGKNLYFAERKLARADFATWRHVHGAWSKDQHRVFHMNLVMKDLAPEGFDETQARHLSR, from the coding sequence ATGACATGGAAAAAGCTGGCCGCACTCCCCGAGCATCAATTCGTCGGTGCCTACGGGATCCAATACTGGGCCATTCGCGAGGGCAAGGTCTGGCATCAAGGGCGCAAGTTGGCGGCCGCTGATCCGCAGACATTCGAGTTCTGCGAGGAGCAGTATTTCCTGGGCCGGGATGCTTCCTGCATTTACCACGCCTGGAGCCGTTTGCCGAAAATAGACCGCGACAGCTTTCGCCGAGTCGGCCTGTATTGGCTGGACCGGCAGCATGTCTACTTCGAATATGAAACCTCGTTCAAGGCCCTGCGGGACGTCGATCCCGGCAGCTTTCGCCATGTGGGCGGCAGTTACGGCGCCGACGACCACAGCGCCTGGTACTACGGCCGGAAGATGAGCGGCAACCCACGGTGCATGGACTTGCGGGTCATTGCCGAGAACGACCTGTATGCCTGTGATGGCGAGGCCGTCTACTACGATGGCAAGCCGCTCAAGGGCGTGCTCGCCGCACAATGGCGAATCCTCACCGAGGAGTTTTCGGGTGATGGCAAGAACCTCTATTTCGCCGAGAGAAAACTGGCGCGGGCCGACTTTGCGACCTGGCGGCATGTTCATGGCGCCTGGTCGAAAGACCAGCACCGGGTCTTCCACATGAATCTTGTGATGAAGGACTTGGCGCCCGAGGGCTTCGATGAAACCCAGGCCAGGCACCTGTCCAGATGA
- the proP gene encoding glycine betaine/L-proline transporter ProP — translation MKSRKKRVKPIGLKDITIVDDAKMRKAITAAALGNAMEWFDFGVYGFVAYALGKVFFPNASPSVQMIAALATFSVPFLIRPLGGLFFGVLGDRYGRQKVLAATIVIMSLSTFAIGLIPSYASIGIWAPILLLLAKMAQGFSVGGEYTGASIFVAEYAPDRKRGFLGSWLDFGSIAGFVLGAGLVVLISTILGEEKFLEWGWRLPFFLALPLGLIGLYLRHALEETPAFQQHVEKLEQGDREGLASGPAVSFKEVATQHWRSLVTCVGVVVATNVTYYMLLTYMPSYLSHNLHYSEDHGVLIIIAIMVGMLFVQPLIGFMSDKVGRRPFIIFGSVGLFVLAIPAFMLINSGVLGVIFAGLLILAVLLNFFIGVMASTLPAMFPTRIRYSALASAFNISVLIAGLTPTIAAWLVETTENLYMPAYYLMVIAVIGLITGISMRETANKPLRGAAPAAADIEEARELLQEHHDNIEQKIEDIDTQIAELEAKRKNLVQQHPRID, via the coding sequence ATGAAGTCGCGCAAGAAAAGGGTCAAGCCGATCGGCTTGAAGGACATCACCATCGTCGACGACGCCAAGATGCGCAAGGCGATCACCGCCGCCGCGCTGGGCAATGCCATGGAGTGGTTCGACTTTGGTGTCTATGGTTTCGTCGCCTATGCGCTGGGCAAGGTGTTTTTCCCCAATGCCAGCCCCAGCGTGCAGATGATCGCTGCCCTGGCGACCTTCTCCGTGCCCTTCCTGATCCGCCCCCTGGGCGGGTTGTTCTTCGGGGTCCTGGGCGACCGCTACGGACGGCAGAAGGTCCTGGCGGCGACCATCGTGATCATGTCCCTGAGCACCTTCGCCATCGGCCTGATCCCGTCCTATGCCTCGATCGGCATCTGGGCGCCGATCCTGTTGTTGCTGGCCAAGATGGCCCAGGGCTTTTCCGTGGGCGGGGAGTACACCGGCGCCTCGATCTTCGTCGCCGAATACGCCCCGGACCGCAAGCGCGGGTTCCTCGGCAGCTGGCTGGACTTCGGCTCGATCGCCGGCTTCGTCCTCGGCGCGGGCCTGGTGGTGCTGATCTCCACCATCCTGGGTGAAGAGAAGTTCCTCGAGTGGGGCTGGCGCCTGCCGTTCTTCCTGGCCTTGCCGCTGGGCCTCATCGGCCTCTACCTGCGCCATGCCCTGGAGGAGACCCCGGCCTTCCAGCAGCATGTCGAGAAGCTCGAGCAAGGTGACCGCGAAGGCCTGGCTTCGGGCCCGGCGGTGTCGTTCAAGGAAGTGGCGACCCAGCACTGGCGCAGCCTGGTGACCTGTGTCGGCGTGGTGGTGGCGACCAACGTCACCTACTACATGCTGCTGACCTACATGCCCAGCTACCTGTCGCACAACCTGCACTACAGCGAAGACCACGGGGTGCTGATCATTATCGCGATCATGGTCGGCATGCTGTTCGTGCAACCGCTGATCGGCTTCATGAGCGACAAGGTCGGACGCCGGCCCTTCATCATCTTCGGCAGCGTCGGCCTGTTCGTGCTGGCCATCCCGGCCTTCATGCTGATCAACAGCGGGGTACTGGGGGTGATCTTCGCCGGCCTGTTGATCCTGGCCGTGTTGCTCAACTTCTTCATCGGCGTGATGGCCTCCACGTTGCCGGCGATGTTCCCCACGCGCATCCGCTACAGCGCCCTGGCCAGCGCCTTCAACATCTCGGTGCTGATCGCGGGCCTGACCCCGACGATCGCCGCCTGGCTGGTGGAAACCACCGAGAACCTGTACATGCCGGCCTACTACCTGATGGTGATCGCGGTGATCGGCTTGATCACCGGTATTTCCATGCGCGAGACGGCCAACAAGCCATTGCGTGGCGCGGCCCCGGCGGCGGCCGATATCGAGGAGGCCCGGGAGTTGCTCCAGGAGCACCACGACAACATCGAGCAGAAGATCGAAGACATCGATACGCAGATCGCCGAGCTCGAGGCCAAGCGCAAGAACCTGGTGCAGCAGCACCCGCGGATCGACTAG
- a CDS encoding siderophore-interacting protein, whose product MFLRKKMKYDLEVTALHDLTPLVRRVTFRGELFGDDLECQPAQWLKLFLPNGDTPASRAYTIRRHHRHSSSVDIDFVRHGHGPAGRWAEQARVGDWIGCSALRGGFQPQEEAEWLLLAADETGTPAVMSILESLAPGDRAVVVLEAASMTELQAMDTLATVNYEWMFRDEHPHATNLLLEGIDKLQLPSGVGQFWIAAEAQAINEVRDYLTDACSIQRRLVRSKGYWMRGVADHRDRD is encoded by the coding sequence ATGTTCCTGCGTAAAAAAATGAAATACGACCTCGAAGTCACCGCCCTCCATGACCTCACCCCCCTGGTACGGCGCGTCACCTTCAGGGGCGAGCTGTTCGGCGACGACCTGGAGTGCCAGCCGGCCCAATGGCTGAAGCTGTTCCTGCCCAATGGTGACACCCCCGCCAGTCGTGCCTACACCATCCGCCGGCATCACCGGCATTCGTCCAGCGTCGATATCGACTTCGTCCGCCATGGCCATGGCCCGGCCGGACGCTGGGCGGAGCAGGCCCGGGTCGGCGACTGGATCGGCTGTTCGGCATTGCGTGGTGGTTTCCAGCCCCAGGAAGAGGCCGAATGGTTGCTGCTGGCCGCCGATGAAACCGGCACCCCGGCGGTGATGAGCATCCTCGAGAGCCTGGCCCCCGGCGACCGCGCGGTGGTGGTGCTGGAAGCGGCGAGCATGACCGAGCTGCAGGCCATGGACACCCTGGCCACGGTCAACTACGAATGGATGTTCCGCGACGAGCATCCGCACGCCACCAACCTGCTGCTCGAAGGCATCGACAAGCTCCAGTTGCCTTCGGGGGTCGGGCAGTTCTGGATCGCCGCCGAAGCCCAGGCGATCAACGAAGTCCGCGACTACCTCACCGACGCCTGTTCGATCCAGCGCCGCCTGGTACGCAGCAAGGGCTACTGGATGCGCGGCGTCGCCGACCACCGCGACCGCGACTGA
- a CDS encoding DHA2 family efflux MFS transporter permease subunit, protein MIAKRPIEPLSGGTLLLGALAIGMANFMMVLDTTIANVAVPTISGNLGVAPDQGTWVLTSFSISLAIGLPLTGWLVQRFGQVKLFMTAVALFVLASVCCGLAPNLGSLLLFRIFQGAVCGPLAPLSQALLVAIFPPERRTSALVVWSMTTFLGPVCGPILGGYLTDNISWPWIFYINVPVGAFILLTLSQVLHGRDNPTRKLPVDVIGLLLLMVAVGSLQILLDKGQDLDWFASTPIRVLAAVAVLGFASLISWELTEQHPILDLRLFKERNYAIGTLCVTLGFSLYFASLVLVPLWLQTEMGYTATWAGIATAPLGIAGVVLAPFIGRLMQHLDARMLASMAFICWIGASLWRMGFETGLDIQFIGWNSVLMGAGTAFLFTPLVAISLSRLPPEKIPAALGLQNALRMTGASFAVSLGPAFWDHRARGHQVDLAERMSSFDHWSGQARANLDSLGLSPEGALEWLGRAIDRQAHMLALNDFSLASAWLFFAVLSIVWLAHSPKAKAK, encoded by the coding sequence ATGATCGCCAAGCGTCCCATCGAACCACTGAGCGGCGGCACGCTGCTCCTGGGCGCGCTGGCGATCGGCATGGCCAATTTCATGATGGTGCTCGATACCACCATCGCCAACGTCGCGGTGCCGACCATTTCCGGCAACCTCGGCGTGGCCCCCGACCAGGGCACCTGGGTGCTGACCTCGTTCAGCATCTCCCTGGCCATCGGCCTGCCACTGACCGGCTGGCTGGTGCAGCGCTTCGGCCAGGTCAAGCTGTTCATGACCGCGGTCGCCCTGTTCGTGCTGGCCTCGGTGTGCTGCGGCCTGGCGCCGAACCTTGGTTCGCTGCTGTTGTTCCGGATCTTCCAGGGCGCGGTGTGCGGCCCCCTGGCCCCGCTGTCCCAGGCCCTGCTGGTGGCGATCTTCCCGCCCGAGCGACGCACCTCGGCGCTGGTGGTGTGGTCGATGACTACCTTCCTCGGGCCGGTGTGCGGCCCGATCCTGGGCGGCTACCTGACCGATAACATCAGCTGGCCATGGATCTTCTACATCAACGTGCCGGTCGGGGCGTTCATCCTGCTGACCCTCAGTCAGGTCCTGCATGGCCGGGACAACCCGACCCGCAAACTGCCAGTGGATGTGATCGGCTTGTTGTTGCTGATGGTCGCGGTCGGTTCGCTGCAGATTCTCCTCGACAAGGGCCAGGACCTGGACTGGTTCGCCTCCACGCCGATCCGCGTACTCGCGGCGGTGGCGGTGCTGGGTTTTGCGTCATTGATCAGCTGGGAACTGACCGAGCAGCATCCGATTCTCGATCTGCGCCTGTTCAAGGAGCGCAACTACGCCATCGGCACCCTGTGCGTGACCCTGGGTTTCTCCCTGTACTTCGCCTCGCTGGTGCTGGTGCCACTGTGGCTACAGACCGAGATGGGCTACACCGCGACCTGGGCCGGGATCGCCACCGCGCCCCTGGGGATCGCCGGGGTGGTGCTGGCGCCCTTCATCGGGCGGCTGATGCAGCACCTGGATGCGCGGATGCTGGCGAGCATGGCCTTCATCTGCTGGATCGGCGCCTCGTTGTGGCGCATGGGCTTCGAGACCGGCCTGGACATTCAGTTCATCGGTTGGAACTCGGTGCTGATGGGCGCCGGCACGGCCTTCCTGTTCACGCCGCTGGTGGCCATTTCGCTGTCGCGCCTGCCACCGGAAAAGATCCCCGCGGCCCTCGGCTTGCAGAACGCCCTGCGCATGACCGGCGCCAGCTTCGCCGTATCCCTCGGCCCGGCGTTCTGGGATCACCGGGCCCGCGGCCACCAGGTCGACCTGGCCGAACGCATGAGCTCTTTCGATCACTGGAGCGGGCAGGCCCGGGCCAACCTCGACAGCCTCGGCCTGTCACCCGAGGGCGCCCTGGAATGGCTAGGCCGGGCCATCGATCGCCAGGCCCACATGTTGGCGCTCAACGACTTCTCGCTGGCCAGCGCATGGCTGTTCTTCGCCGTGCTCAGCATCGTCTGGCTGGCTCATTCACCCAAGGCGAAAGCCAAGTAG
- a CDS encoding HlyD family efflux transporter periplasmic adaptor subunit: MTDASPTPTPAKSRRGLNFLIITLVALALILAAGAWWLLYGRLYESTDNAYVRGDVILVSAQARGTATAVHVQNTDTVKAGDALVEIDPADARLGLDAASHQLALTVRTVSSLYAEENDLAAQVRLRQAEASRASQDLQRRRAVIAQGGVSGEDLHHAEEAAQVAQSGLRAAEAKLAALQARIQGTTVENHPQVSAAAERVREAYLALARTKVPAPADGLVTKRAVQVGQHIEPGTVLMGLVPLDRVWVEANFKESQLGQIKVGQAVELFADLYGERVTYHGRIQGIEAGSGAAFATIPAQNATGNWIKVVQRVPVRIALDREEVLRHPLRIGLSMSAKAILGDPGEQPEPAKLQDSTGVYDNLQQGSQALVEQIIAQNLQASKLNLSRNER; the protein is encoded by the coding sequence ATGACTGACGCCTCCCCAACCCCGACCCCGGCCAAGTCGCGCCGTGGCCTGAACTTCCTGATCATCACCCTGGTGGCCCTGGCCCTGATTCTCGCGGCCGGCGCCTGGTGGCTGCTCTATGGCCGCCTCTACGAAAGCACCGACAACGCCTACGTGCGAGGCGACGTGATCCTGGTCTCGGCCCAGGCGCGCGGCACCGCTACGGCGGTGCATGTCCAGAACACCGACACCGTGAAGGCCGGTGACGCCCTGGTCGAAATCGACCCGGCCGATGCCCGCCTGGGCCTGGACGCCGCCAGTCATCAACTGGCCCTGACCGTGCGCACGGTCAGCAGCCTGTATGCCGAGGAGAACGACCTGGCGGCCCAGGTCAGGTTGCGCCAGGCCGAGGCCAGCCGCGCCAGCCAGGACCTGCAGCGGCGCCGCGCGGTGATCGCCCAGGGCGGGGTCTCCGGCGAGGACCTGCACCACGCCGAGGAAGCGGCGCAGGTGGCCCAGTCCGGATTGCGTGCCGCCGAGGCCAAGCTGGCGGCCCTGCAGGCACGGATCCAGGGGACCACGGTGGAGAATCATCCGCAGGTTAGCGCGGCGGCCGAACGGGTGCGCGAAGCCTACCTGGCCCTGGCCCGGACCAAGGTTCCCGCGCCGGCCGATGGCCTGGTCACCAAGCGCGCCGTACAAGTGGGCCAGCATATCGAGCCCGGCACCGTACTGATGGGGTTGGTACCGCTGGACAGGGTCTGGGTGGAAGCCAACTTCAAGGAATCGCAGTTGGGGCAGATCAAGGTCGGCCAGGCGGTGGAACTGTTCGCCGACTTGTATGGCGAGAGAGTCACCTACCACGGGCGTATCCAGGGCATCGAGGCTGGCAGCGGCGCCGCCTTCGCCACCATCCCGGCGCAGAACGCCACCGGCAACTGGATCAAGGTGGTGCAACGGGTGCCGGTGCGCATCGCCCTGGACCGCGAGGAAGTACTGCGCCACCCGCTGCGCATCGGCCTGTCGATGAGCGCCAAGGCGATCCTCGGCGATCCCGGGGAGCAACCCGAGCCAGCCAAGCTGCAAGACAGCACCGGGGTCTACGACAACCTCCAGCAAGGTAGCCAGGCGCTGGTCGAGCAGATCATCGCGCAGAACCTGCAAGCGTCGAAACTCAACCTGTCGAGGAACGAACGATGA
- a CDS encoding efflux transporter outer membrane subunit — MAPYRLIQSATLLGLLLTLPACISPGRTPEPPKLLFADALAAGQDITQATLWTPASDHDLWWRTFRDPDLDRLLEAALDNSPSLAIASARISRAEAEANVAQANTRPGLSAMTQILRSQDSEHYKTSASESGSWHTDGQALLQGRYNLDLWGLNHALNEAAVGSLRAAEADRAVARLALSGSLVETWFALAGVLEQQTVVDQALEQRRSIYRISEQRLQSGLGTQVDVVRARGPIPLLEAEQARLQGAARGYQLRLAALAGKGPGWGEQWRPRGTDLRRAVVLPGQLPADLVGNRPDVIAQRWRVEAQAQRIGAARAAFYPNIDLLAFAGFQSFGFQDLFHHDSRTYGVGPALTLPIFDAGRLRGQYQAQQAGYAEAVANYNQVLVDALADVARYLSQLQALEGQRVKTVQGLDEAEQAYELEHLRYRQSLTDFLHVLDAQTRVLDTRMQLVQLKTAAQQNHAGLLRALGGRTETDTNVTRLAETSHD; from the coding sequence ATGGCTCCTTATCGCTTGATCCAGTCAGCCACGCTGCTGGGCCTGCTGCTGACGCTGCCGGCCTGCATCAGCCCAGGGCGCACGCCCGAACCGCCCAAGCTCCTGTTCGCCGACGCTCTCGCTGCCGGCCAGGACATCACCCAGGCCACCCTCTGGACACCGGCCAGCGACCACGACCTGTGGTGGCGAACCTTCCGGGACCCGGACCTGGATCGCCTGCTCGAGGCAGCCCTGGACAATTCGCCCAGCCTGGCGATCGCCAGTGCGCGCATCAGCCGGGCCGAGGCCGAGGCCAACGTCGCCCAGGCCAATACCCGGCCCGGTCTGTCGGCCATGACCCAGATCCTGCGCAGCCAGGATTCCGAGCACTACAAGACCAGCGCCAGCGAGTCCGGCAGCTGGCATACCGACGGCCAGGCGTTGCTGCAAGGTCGCTACAACCTCGACCTCTGGGGCCTGAACCACGCGCTGAACGAAGCGGCGGTGGGTAGCCTGCGGGCCGCCGAGGCCGACCGCGCGGTGGCACGCCTGGCCCTGAGCGGCAGCCTGGTGGAAACCTGGTTCGCCCTGGCCGGCGTGCTGGAACAACAGACCGTGGTCGACCAGGCCCTGGAGCAACGGCGCAGCATCTACCGCATCAGCGAACAACGCTTGCAATCCGGATTGGGCACCCAGGTCGACGTGGTCCGTGCCCGCGGCCCCATCCCTTTGCTCGAGGCCGAGCAGGCCCGGCTGCAGGGCGCTGCCCGCGGTTATCAACTGCGCCTGGCAGCCCTGGCCGGCAAAGGCCCGGGCTGGGGCGAACAATGGCGGCCCCGCGGCACGGACCTGCGACGCGCCGTGGTATTGCCCGGGCAACTGCCAGCCGACCTGGTAGGCAACCGCCCGGACGTCATCGCCCAGCGCTGGCGCGTCGAGGCCCAGGCCCAGCGCATTGGCGCGGCACGCGCGGCGTTCTACCCAAACATCGACCTGCTGGCCTTCGCCGGATTCCAGAGCTTTGGCTTCCAGGACCTGTTCCACCACGACAGCCGTACCTACGGCGTCGGTCCGGCGCTGACCCTGCCGATCTTCGATGCCGGCCGCCTGCGCGGCCAGTACCAGGCCCAACAGGCCGGCTATGCCGAGGCCGTGGCGAACTACAACCAGGTGCTGGTGGATGCCCTGGCCGACGTCGCCCGCTATCTCTCGCAACTGCAGGCCCTGGAGGGCCAGCGAGTGAAGACCGTGCAGGGCCTGGACGAAGCCGAACAGGCCTATGAGCTGGAACACCTGCGCTACCGCCAGAGCCTCACCGACTTCCTGCATGTGCTCGACGCCCAGACCCGGGTGCTCGATACCCGCATGCAACTGGTCCAGCTCAAGACGGCCGCACAACAGAACCACGCCGGCCTGTTGCGTGCACTAGGCGGCCGGACCGAAACCGACACGAACGTCACCCGACTTGCAGAGACCTCCCATGACTGA
- a CDS encoding LysR family transcriptional regulator — MNFPDLNLLLTFDAMLREGSVTGAAERMNLSIPAMSRRLANLRETLGDPLFVLAGRRLVPTPLALELAPQVHNLLEEARNVLGNKQVLNLGTIKRVFTLRTEDGFTGAWALRLSQRIAEQAPHVTLRFMSQGNEDVAALRDGLSDLDIGIAGPLGPEVYKQRLYIDSFVGVVNNQHPLARQAKVSAEDLVAYPHLSVSRRGRTRGPLDLELEKIGLQRKVQLVVPGFQAAMQLASTSELIAVIPRRFVEWSLPLLPLSIFTLPVVTPSGEFSQAWHPRVNNDQVHRWLRQQVQECSSS, encoded by the coding sequence ATGAACTTCCCCGACCTCAACCTGCTCTTGACCTTCGACGCGATGTTGCGCGAAGGCAGCGTCACCGGCGCCGCCGAACGCATGAACCTGAGTATCCCGGCCATGAGCCGGCGCCTTGCCAACTTGCGCGAAACCCTGGGCGATCCGCTGTTCGTCCTGGCCGGCCGACGCCTGGTACCCACGCCGCTGGCCCTGGAGCTGGCGCCCCAGGTCCACAATCTCCTGGAGGAGGCACGCAATGTCCTGGGCAACAAGCAGGTGCTCAACCTGGGCACCATCAAGCGCGTGTTCACCCTGCGCACCGAGGATGGTTTCACCGGTGCCTGGGCCCTGCGCTTGAGCCAGCGCATCGCCGAGCAGGCGCCCCATGTCACCCTGCGCTTCATGTCCCAGGGTAACGAGGATGTCGCCGCCTTGCGCGACGGCCTGAGCGACCTCGATATCGGCATTGCCGGGCCGCTGGGCCCAGAGGTGTACAAGCAGCGCTTGTACATCGACAGCTTCGTCGGCGTGGTCAACAACCAGCATCCACTGGCCCGACAGGCCAAGGTCAGCGCCGAGGACCTGGTGGCCTATCCGCACCTGTCGGTCTCGCGCCGGGGGCGAACCCGTGGTCCGCTGGACCTGGAGCTGGAGAAGATCGGCTTGCAACGCAAGGTGCAATTGGTGGTGCCCGGTTTCCAGGCTGCCATGCAGTTGGCCAGTACCTCGGAACTGATCGCCGTGATCCCACGGCGTTTCGTCGAATGGTCCTTGCCGCTGCTGCCGCTGAGCATCTTCACCTTGCCAGTGGTGACTCCCAGCGGTGAGTTCTCCCAGGCCTGGCACCCACGGGTGAACAACGACCAGGTGCATCGCTGGTTGCGCCAGCAAGTGCAGGAGTGTTCCAGCAGTTGA
- a CDS encoding DUF2750 domain-containing protein has product MHERKRHNLLAMAPQERLDYFVRKIVDFEQAWGLYQDGWATSAFDGGEAVPFWPEAALAQACATGAWAGFVARPISLDDFRGRWLPGLRADDRVCQVFPVPTQQGVVICPDDLGGLIHDELQPYL; this is encoded by the coding sequence ATGCATGAACGTAAACGGCATAACCTCCTGGCCATGGCGCCGCAAGAGCGACTCGATTATTTCGTGCGCAAGATCGTGGATTTCGAGCAGGCCTGGGGGCTGTATCAGGACGGTTGGGCCACCTCGGCCTTTGACGGTGGCGAGGCCGTGCCCTTCTGGCCCGAAGCGGCGCTTGCCCAGGCCTGTGCCACGGGGGCCTGGGCCGGTTTCGTGGCGCGGCCGATATCCCTCGATGACTTTCGCGGCCGATGGTTGCCGGGGCTGCGCGCGGATGACCGGGTCTGCCAGGTGTTTCCCGTGCCGACGCAGCAGGGTGTGGTGATATGCCCCGACGACCTGGGCGGCCTGATCCACGACGAGCTGCAGCCGTATCTTTGA